A single Argentina anserina chromosome 7, drPotAnse1.1, whole genome shotgun sequence DNA region contains:
- the LOC126802317 gene encoding PRA1 family protein B3-like codes for MSAPPTLPITNPQTTSSAAASQSPALIATPAFRAFLSRFTSSIRSGFSQRRPWYELLDRSSLARPDSLSEAYSRIRKNATYFRVNYVTLVTVVLALSLLTNPFSLLVLLSLLGAWAFLYLFRSSDQPLVIGGRTFSDAETLIGLVVTTVLVVFVSSVGSLLISALLIGLAIVLAHGAFRVPEDLFLDDQEPANTGFLSFLGGAQAAATAAAARV; via the coding sequence ATGTCCGCCCCACCGACGCTCCCCATCACCAACCCCCAAACCACGTCGTCCGCCGCCGCCTCCCAGTCCCCTGCCCTAATCGCCACGCCCGCCTTCCGCGCGTTCCTCTCACGCTTCACCTCCTCCATCCGCTCCGGCTTCTCCCAGCGCCGCCCCTGGTACGAGCTCCTCGACCGGAGCTCCCTCGCCCGACCCGACTCCCTCTCCGAAGCCTACTCCCGGATCCGGAAAAACGCCACCTACTTCCGCGTCAACTACGTCACCCTCGTCACCGTCGTCCTCgccctctctctcctcaccAACCCCTTCTCCCTCCTCGTCCTCCTCTCCctcctcggcgcgtgggccttCCTCTACCTCTTCCGATCCTCCGATCAGCCCCTCGTCATCGGCGGCCGCACCTTCTCCGACGCCGAGACTCTCATCGGCCTCGTCGTGACCACGGTGCTCGTCGTCTTCGTCTCCAGCGTCGGCTCGCTCCTCATCTCGGCTCTCTTGATCGGACTCGCGATTGTGCTCGCGCACGGCGCGTTTAGGGTTCCGGAGGATCTGTTCCTTGACGATCAGGAGCCGGCCAACACCGGATTCCTCTCGTTCCTCGGCGGTGCTCAAGCTGCTGCTACCGccgcggcggcgcgtgtgtaG